A single genomic interval of Methylosinus sp. LW4 harbors:
- a CDS encoding non-ribosomal peptide synthetase, translating into MAIVLDGVRRTDLPLAARNLVDLLRIRAAEQGTKPGYVFLDDGEREGARLSYGDLDRRARAIATHLTALGLTRERALLLYPPGLDYIEAFFGCLYAGVVAVPAYPPSGRHLQRLQSIFRDARPAAILTTEALRQRFENEAGEQSARIPCPWAATDVISSEQAEAWRAHAPQPDQIAFLQYTSGSTGDPRGVMVTHANLISNQALIEKSFGHDERCDLVGWLPLYHDMGLIGNILQPLYIGATAYLMSPMAFLEKPLRWLKAISAYRAHTSGGPNFAFDLCARKIKDEDKRDLDLSHWRIAFSGAEPVRASTFDRFARAFAGAGFRRDSFYPCYGLAEATLVATAPTHRRPLPIIEVDRQALEARRIVPSQGAKSTAVVGCGHGWPGYEVKIVDPESTKLCAPGEVGEIWIAGPGVAQGYWNRPDDTARVFGATIAGGNGRAYLRTGDLGFMEQSEIFVAGRLKDLIIVAGRNFHPQDIECVIDEQIDGLRRGCTAAFSATIDDREALIVVAEPDRSFLAALENGGGDALLRKISACVANEVDIEPTDILLVQPGSVPKTSSGKLRRAECRQRYLSGDLRTLARTHLSAPPAAAERAAPAEAFLREALSYLAPAQKAALLTRFLISRVARSLGAPESDFDAASSLSRSGLSSLRAIEVKHSLDSVLGIETPIGILLSDASFAEAAEALAGLADDDASTAREAARTPDPRALSYSQRAIWTVHRLDAASSAYNLHLALDIDETLDFDCFRRALSLLVERHAQLRTVYRSGSDGVGQEALPLEALADRLRLEDATAWTATELNGALSREAQRPFDLDAQAPFRIILYRRGDGGSTLLFVAHHIAVDLWSLLLLISQLDAAYCTLEAGGRFAPPTSGEYGAFVRREANYLASSAAERDWSYWRDQLSGPLPSLELPTDFPRPSIPDYVGGSAPLRLDRETTHRLKERAKREGVSLFSLLLAAYFALLHRVTGQSDLVVGAPTSGRLGSETVGLVGNCVNPVALRVRAQSQDSFDDLLHRTHATVRGALRHQQFPFPLIVERLQPERNESQWPIYQSWFVLQQAQAEAPADFAALALGEDGAPFSFCGRRARSSRLRERVQMFDLAVMAAEVGEELLLSFQFETQLFTATTIERLTRRYHALLAGVLDDPQARIGDLPFLEEAERRELLLDWNDTSAEFPHDLCIHELFEAQAQRTPDAVAAIFGEDALTYGELNARASRLARYLIGLGVGPETIVGLCVERSLEMVVALLGVLKAGGAYLPLDPDYPAERLAYMIADASPRLVLTQERLAERLPAGTPILRLDADREQFESASAEALGRRAAPQNLAYVIYTSGSTGKPKGVAAPHHGVVNRVDWMQKRYGLTAEDTVLQKTPLGFDVSAWELFWPLQAGARLALAAPNDHREPARLAELIQRHSVTTLHFVPSMLRAFMSVVDMAPLGSLRRVICSGEELPAAAAQSFRAATAAELHNLYGPTEASIDVSAYRCAPDDATALSSEENTTERAKLESLRLDPKRKGSGERVPIGRPISNIRLYILDAGFEPVAVGVAGELCIGGVGLARGYLGRADLTAERFVANPFVAGERMYRTGDLVRWRRDGNIEFLGRIDHQVKIRGFRIELGEIEAALQRRPDVRDAVAVAWADGSGDKRLAAYVTGEGELDFEAVKTALRRELPDYMVPQLFVRLDALPLTASGKLDRKALPAPDPDAQSRRDYAAPRTPTEETLCRVFAEVLGVERVGVDDGFFALGGDSIRAIQAASRLRQAGYELTPRQLFQHPTVRLLAPGLTLGAEAAPKSEAERALAQFAAPFALAELEPDEIDGILHRHGDVEDLYPLTPMQEGMLFHALSQTGTGLYHMQERYEIRGPLDVEAFASAWRRVIGRHAALRTSFEWDVKARAHQVVHSRVDLPVDIIDLRHLSDADQLSYIDRLLSREREDGFDLSIAPLMRIKIIRVGDDRHICVRSFHHIIMDDWCTSPLLLDVRRHYAAELKGEPVDVEPPGQFRDYIAWLRTKDLASAESFWRRYLEGFSEPTPLVGARATEVTAEAAASVDDVVVTLSAEDRRKLEELARRHLLTVNTFVQGALALLLGRYADVDEVAFGVTVAGRPIDLPSSETALGLFINGLPLRVRIRPDQPIIDWLKKIMTSNLEMRQHEFVSQSMIQSWSSIPRANALLFQHLLTFENAPIDPSLRGEKDILDIDLLQLRVHTNYPLTFVAIPGDTLTLRLTYDRERFEASTIGRMATHFQRALEELIAKSDGRVGDVQLLAPAELRRAVVEWNDTDHDYGEPLDLVQRFEAQAARHPDTVAAACEGETLTYRALDERTNHIASALVEAGVGRDSLVALWDTRGLSFLAAMLGVFKAGAAYLPLDPAYPDGRILQVLKEAEVEWILAGTDHLERASALCEALDEAERPLLIAPMTSGEATTTRSPRRNEPRNLAFVIFTSGSTGKPKGVMVEHRGMFNNLITKERALNLTADDVIAQTASQCFDISVWQFLTAIAIGARVEIFPDEISRDPQRLLEEIDRRGVTILEAVPSMIKALLDVVEDGERLARLRWLLPCGEAFTPELCRRFMARFPNIHLLNAYGPAECSDDVSYYPIDAAPEGDDLSVPIGRPVDNTQIYILNRRLDLAPPGVAGEICVGGVQVGRGYLRRPELTAQSFVPDPFGPSGSILYRTGDLGRYRPNGVIEFLGRADHQVKIRGHRIEPGEIEACLVTHPLVEAACVVARRLSKGAHGLIAYVVAPQLDASALREHVLQTLPDFMVPSAFVCMDALPLISNGKVDRDKLPEVDAFAHVSRAYVAPRNATEEILCEIWAEALETPRVGVEDNFFELGGHSLLAIRLRSRIRSAFGIEMPLPVVFEASTVAKLAERVEDLILADIEELSDAEASRRAQEMAEARV; encoded by the coding sequence ATGGCGATCGTTCTCGATGGCGTCCGCAGGACCGACCTTCCTCTCGCCGCCCGCAATCTCGTCGATCTGTTGCGCATTCGCGCCGCCGAGCAGGGGACGAAGCCGGGCTATGTCTTTCTCGACGACGGCGAGAGAGAAGGCGCGCGTCTGAGCTATGGCGATCTCGATCGCAGAGCGCGTGCGATCGCGACGCATTTGACCGCGCTGGGGCTGACCCGCGAGCGCGCTCTGCTGCTGTATCCGCCGGGCCTCGATTATATCGAGGCCTTTTTCGGCTGCCTCTACGCGGGCGTTGTCGCCGTCCCCGCCTATCCGCCTTCCGGCCGGCATTTGCAAAGGCTGCAATCGATATTCCGCGACGCGCGACCGGCCGCGATCTTGACGACGGAGGCGTTGCGCCAACGGTTCGAGAACGAGGCCGGCGAGCAATCGGCGCGAATTCCTTGCCCCTGGGCGGCGACCGACGTGATCTCCTCCGAACAGGCGGAAGCGTGGCGCGCTCATGCGCCGCAGCCGGATCAGATCGCCTTTCTGCAATATACGTCGGGCTCGACCGGCGATCCCCGCGGCGTGATGGTCACGCACGCCAATCTCATCAGCAACCAGGCGCTCATCGAGAAGAGCTTCGGACATGACGAGCGCTGCGATCTCGTCGGATGGTTGCCGCTCTATCACGACATGGGACTGATCGGGAATATTCTCCAGCCGCTCTATATCGGCGCGACCGCCTATCTGATGTCGCCCATGGCGTTCCTCGAAAAGCCGCTGCGTTGGCTGAAGGCGATCTCCGCCTATCGAGCGCATACGAGCGGCGGTCCGAATTTCGCCTTCGATCTTTGTGCGCGCAAGATAAAGGACGAAGACAAGCGCGATCTCGATTTGAGCCATTGGCGCATTGCGTTCAGCGGCGCCGAGCCGGTGCGCGCGTCCACGTTCGATCGCTTCGCTCGAGCTTTCGCGGGCGCCGGCTTTCGGCGTGACAGCTTCTATCCCTGCTACGGGCTCGCGGAGGCGACGCTGGTGGCGACGGCGCCGACGCATCGCCGGCCGCTACCGATTATCGAAGTGGATCGGCAGGCGTTGGAGGCGCGCCGCATCGTCCCGTCGCAAGGCGCCAAATCCACGGCCGTCGTCGGCTGCGGCCACGGCTGGCCGGGATATGAAGTCAAAATCGTCGACCCCGAGTCGACGAAGCTCTGCGCCCCGGGTGAAGTCGGCGAAATTTGGATCGCGGGACCAGGCGTTGCGCAGGGCTATTGGAACAGGCCGGACGATACGGCGCGCGTCTTCGGCGCGACGATCGCCGGAGGGAATGGGCGCGCCTATCTGCGGACGGGCGATCTCGGCTTCATGGAGCAGAGCGAGATTTTCGTCGCCGGCCGCCTCAAGGATCTGATCATCGTCGCCGGCCGAAATTTTCATCCGCAAGACATAGAATGCGTCATCGATGAGCAGATCGACGGATTGCGACGCGGCTGCACGGCGGCCTTCTCTGCGACCATCGACGATCGAGAAGCTCTCATTGTCGTGGCGGAGCCGGATCGATCATTCTTGGCGGCTCTGGAAAATGGCGGCGGCGACGCGCTGCTTCGCAAGATCAGCGCTTGCGTCGCCAATGAGGTCGATATCGAGCCGACCGATATCTTGCTCGTGCAGCCCGGCTCGGTTCCCAAGACGTCGAGCGGCAAGCTTCGGCGGGCGGAGTGTCGACAACGCTATTTATCAGGAGATCTGCGGACATTGGCCCGCACGCATCTCTCTGCGCCGCCGGCCGCGGCGGAGCGAGCGGCGCCGGCCGAGGCGTTCCTGCGCGAGGCGCTCTCCTATCTGGCGCCGGCGCAAAAGGCCGCGCTTCTCACGCGCTTTCTCATTTCCAGAGTGGCGCGATCACTGGGGGCGCCGGAAAGCGATTTCGACGCCGCCAGCTCGCTTTCTCGAAGCGGACTTTCGTCGCTGCGGGCGATCGAGGTGAAGCATTCACTGGATTCCGTGCTCGGAATCGAAACGCCGATCGGGATTTTGCTCTCGGATGCGAGCTTTGCGGAAGCAGCCGAAGCGCTCGCCGGGCTCGCTGACGATGACGCATCGACGGCGCGCGAGGCGGCGCGCACGCCAGACCCACGGGCTCTATCCTACAGCCAGCGCGCTATCTGGACCGTCCATCGGCTCGATGCGGCGAGCAGCGCCTATAATCTGCATCTCGCGCTCGATATCGACGAGACGTTGGACTTCGACTGCTTCCGCCGGGCGCTGTCATTGCTCGTCGAGCGCCATGCGCAGCTTCGCACCGTCTATCGCTCCGGCTCGGACGGCGTCGGTCAGGAAGCGCTTCCCCTCGAAGCTCTGGCCGATCGGCTGCGCCTGGAGGATGCGACGGCCTGGACGGCGACCGAGCTGAATGGCGCGCTGTCGCGAGAAGCCCAACGTCCGTTCGATCTCGACGCGCAGGCTCCGTTTCGGATCATCCTCTATCGTCGGGGCGACGGCGGCTCGACTCTCCTATTCGTCGCACATCACATCGCTGTCGATTTGTGGTCGTTGCTGCTCCTGATCTCGCAGCTCGACGCCGCCTATTGCACCTTGGAGGCGGGAGGCCGCTTTGCTCCGCCCACGAGCGGGGAATATGGCGCATTCGTTCGTCGTGAAGCGAATTATCTCGCATCGTCCGCCGCCGAAAGGGATTGGAGCTATTGGCGCGACCAGCTTAGCGGCCCCTTGCCTTCGCTCGAATTGCCGACGGATTTTCCGCGCCCCTCCATTCCCGATTACGTCGGAGGATCGGCGCCGCTGCGGCTCGACAGAGAGACGACACATAGGCTGAAGGAGCGGGCCAAACGCGAGGGCGTAAGTCTGTTTTCGCTGCTGCTCGCCGCTTATTTCGCGCTTCTTCATCGCGTCACCGGACAGTCCGACCTCGTCGTCGGCGCTCCCACGAGCGGCCGCTTGGGCTCGGAGACGGTCGGACTCGTCGGAAATTGCGTCAATCCAGTCGCGCTGCGGGTGCGGGCGCAATCACAAGACAGCTTCGACGATCTTCTGCATAGGACGCATGCGACGGTGCGAGGCGCGCTCCGGCATCAGCAATTCCCATTTCCGCTGATCGTCGAACGTCTTCAGCCCGAACGCAATGAAAGCCAATGGCCGATCTACCAGAGCTGGTTCGTTCTCCAACAGGCGCAAGCGGAAGCGCCGGCGGATTTCGCCGCTCTCGCGCTCGGCGAGGATGGGGCTCCCTTCTCATTTTGCGGGCGTAGAGCGCGATCGTCGCGCCTGCGTGAACGTGTGCAAATGTTCGACCTCGCGGTGATGGCGGCCGAGGTCGGCGAGGAATTGCTGCTGTCGTTTCAGTTCGAGACGCAGCTGTTCACCGCAACCACGATCGAGCGCTTGACGCGCCGGTATCATGCGCTGCTCGCCGGCGTTCTGGACGATCCGCAGGCGCGCATCGGCGATCTTCCCTTCTTGGAAGAGGCGGAACGCCGTGAGCTTCTGCTAGATTGGAACGACACATCGGCGGAGTTTCCGCATGATTTGTGCATCCACGAGCTGTTCGAGGCGCAGGCGCAGCGCACGCCAGACGCCGTGGCCGCGATCTTCGGCGAAGACGCTCTCACCTATGGCGAATTGAACGCGCGAGCGAGCCGGCTGGCGCGTTATCTCATCGGTCTCGGCGTCGGGCCGGAGACGATCGTCGGCCTTTGTGTCGAGCGCTCGCTGGAGATGGTGGTCGCTTTGCTCGGCGTGTTGAAGGCGGGCGGCGCCTATCTGCCGCTCGATCCAGACTATCCGGCGGAGCGTCTCGCCTACATGATCGCGGATGCGTCGCCGCGTCTCGTGCTGACGCAGGAACGTCTGGCGGAGCGCCTTCCTGCGGGAACGCCGATCCTGCGGCTCGATGCGGATCGGGAGCAGTTCGAAAGCGCGAGCGCCGAGGCGCTCGGCCGTCGCGCCGCGCCGCAGAATCTCGCCTATGTCATCTACACTTCGGGCTCCACGGGAAAGCCCAAGGGCGTCGCCGCGCCGCATCACGGCGTGGTCAACCGCGTCGATTGGATGCAGAAGCGCTATGGCCTGACCGCCGAGGATACGGTCCTGCAGAAGACGCCATTGGGCTTCGATGTTTCGGCATGGGAGCTGTTCTGGCCGCTGCAGGCCGGCGCGCGTCTCGCGCTCGCCGCGCCAAACGATCATCGCGAGCCGGCGCGCCTGGCGGAGCTCATCCAGCGCCATAGCGTCACGACACTGCATTTCGTGCCGTCGATGCTGCGCGCATTCATGAGCGTCGTCGACATGGCCCCGCTCGGATCGCTGCGCCGCGTGATATGCAGCGGCGAGGAGCTTCCCGCTGCGGCGGCGCAGAGCTTTCGCGCCGCGACGGCGGCGGAGCTTCACAATCTCTACGGCCCGACAGAAGCCTCGATCGACGTCAGCGCTTATCGATGCGCGCCGGACGACGCGACAGCGCTTTCGAGCGAAGAAAACACGACAGAGCGAGCGAAGCTGGAATCTCTGCGGCTCGATCCGAAGCGGAAAGGCTCTGGCGAGAGAGTGCCGATCGGCCGCCCGATCTCGAACATTCGGCTCTATATTCTCGATGCGGGCTTCGAGCCCGTCGCGGTCGGCGTCGCCGGCGAATTGTGCATCGGCGGCGTCGGGCTGGCGCGCGGCTATCTCGGCCGCGCGGATCTGACGGCCGAGCGTTTCGTCGCCAATCCTTTCGTCGCAGGGGAGCGCATGTATCGCACCGGCGATCTCGTGCGCTGGCGTCGGGACGGGAACATAGAGTTCCTCGGGCGGATCGATCATCAGGTGAAGATCCGGGGCTTTCGCATCGAGCTCGGAGAGATAGAGGCTGCGCTGCAGCGACGGCCGGATGTGCGCGATGCGGTTGCGGTCGCCTGGGCGGACGGCTCGGGCGACAAGCGGCTGGCGGCCTATGTGACAGGCGAGGGAGAGCTGGACTTCGAAGCGGTGAAGACGGCGCTACGGCGGGAGCTGCCGGATTATATGGTTCCGCAGCTATTCGTTCGCCTCGATGCGCTGCCGCTGACGGCGAGCGGCAAGCTGGACCGCAAGGCGCTGCCGGCGCCCGATCCCGACGCGCAATCGCGCCGGGACTATGCCGCGCCGCGCACGCCGACGGAAGAGACGCTGTGCCGCGTCTTCGCCGAAGTGCTCGGCGTCGAGCGCGTCGGCGTCGACGATGGCTTCTTCGCCCTCGGCGGCGACTCGATCCGAGCTATTCAGGCTGCGAGCAGGCTGAGGCAAGCCGGATATGAGCTGACGCCGCGTCAATTGTTCCAACATCCGACCGTGCGCCTGCTGGCGCCGGGGTTGACGCTCGGCGCAGAAGCCGCTCCGAAATCCGAGGCCGAACGCGCGCTCGCGCAATTCGCAGCCCCATTCGCTCTCGCGGAGCTGGAGCCGGACGAAATCGACGGCATCCTGCATCGACACGGCGATGTCGAAGATCTCTATCCGTTGACGCCGATGCAGGAAGGGATGCTCTTTCACGCCCTGTCTCAGACGGGGACGGGCCTCTATCATATGCAAGAACGCTATGAGATAAGAGGGCCGCTCGACGTCGAGGCTTTCGCTAGCGCTTGGCGCCGAGTGATCGGAAGGCACGCCGCCTTACGCACGTCGTTCGAATGGGATGTGAAGGCGCGCGCCCATCAGGTGGTTCACAGCCGCGTCGATTTGCCGGTCGACATCATCGACCTTCGACATTTATCCGATGCCGATCAATTGTCCTACATCGATCGATTGCTGAGCCGCGAACGCGAAGACGGATTCGATCTCTCGATCGCGCCGCTGATGCGCATAAAGATCATTCGCGTAGGAGACGATCGGCACATTTGCGTGCGCAGCTTCCATCACATCATCATGGACGACTGGTGCACATCTCCGCTGCTGCTCGACGTTCGCCGGCATTATGCCGCCGAGCTGAAGGGAGAGCCCGTCGACGTCGAGCCGCCAGGACAGTTCCGCGATTATATCGCCTGGCTGCGAACCAAGGACCTGGCGTCCGCGGAGAGCTTCTGGCGCCGCTATCTCGAGGGCTTTTCGGAGCCGACGCCGCTGGTGGGCGCCAGGGCGACAGAGGTCACAGCCGAGGCGGCCGCTTCCGTCGACGACGTCGTCGTGACCCTTTCGGCGGAAGATCGACGAAAGCTCGAAGAGCTCGCGCGCCGGCATCTCTTGACCGTCAACACCTTTGTCCAGGGCGCGCTCGCGCTGCTGCTCGGCCGATATGCCGATGTGGACGAGGTCGCGTTCGGCGTGACGGTCGCCGGCCGTCCGATCGATCTTCCGAGCTCAGAGACGGCATTGGGCCTGTTCATCAACGGCTTGCCATTGCGTGTGCGCATCCGGCCGGATCAGCCGATCATCGATTGGCTGAAAAAGATAATGACCAGCAATTTGGAGATGCGCCAGCACGAGTTCGTCTCTCAATCGATGATCCAGAGCTGGAGTTCCATCCCACGCGCCAACGCGCTCCTGTTCCAACATCTGCTCACTTTCGAGAACGCGCCGATCGACCCCAGCCTGCGCGGGGAAAAGGACATTCTCGATATCGATCTCCTGCAGCTTCGCGTTCACACCAACTATCCGCTCACCTTCGTCGCCATTCCAGGCGACACGCTCACGCTCCGCCTGACTTACGATCGCGAGCGGTTCGAGGCCTCGACGATCGGGCGCATGGCGACGCATTTTCAGCGCGCTCTCGAAGAATTGATCGCAAAGAGCGACGGGCGGGTCGGCGACGTACAGCTCCTGGCCCCCGCGGAACTTCGCCGAGCCGTCGTCGAATGGAATGACACGGATCATGACTATGGCGAGCCGCTCGATCTCGTGCAGCGCTTCGAGGCGCAAGCAGCGCGGCATCCAGACACCGTCGCCGCCGCCTGCGAGGGCGAGACGCTGACCTATCGAGCGCTCGATGAACGCACGAATCATATCGCGAGCGCATTGGTCGAGGCAGGAGTCGGACGAGACAGCCTCGTCGCCTTGTGGGACACGCGCGGGCTGAGCTTTTTGGCGGCTATGCTCGGCGTCTTCAAGGCCGGCGCGGCCTATCTGCCGCTCGATCCCGCCTATCCAGACGGACGGATCTTGCAAGTGCTGAAGGAAGCCGAGGTCGAATGGATCTTGGCCGGGACCGATCATCTCGAGCGAGCGAGCGCGCTCTGCGAGGCACTGGATGAGGCCGAACGGCCGCTTCTGATCGCGCCGATGACGAGCGGCGAAGCCACGACGACGAGATCGCCGCGCCGCAATGAGCCGCGAAATCTCGCTTTCGTCATCTTTACTTCCGGCTCCACCGGCAAGCCGAAAGGCGTGATGGTCGAGCATAGAGGCATGTTCAATAATCTGATCACGAAAGAACGCGCGCTGAATCTGACCGCGGATGACGTCATCGCGCAGACAGCGTCGCAATGCTTCGATATTTCCGTCTGGCAGTTCCTCACGGCGATCGCAATCGGCGCGCGGGTCGAGATATTCCCCGACGAAATCTCGCGCGATCCTCAACGGCTGCTCGAAGAGATCGATCGTCGCGGCGTCACTATTCTCGAAGCCGTGCCGTCGATGATCAAGGCGCTGCTCGATGTCGTGGAGGATGGCGAGCGACTGGCTCGGCTCCGCTGGCTTCTGCCTTGCGGGGAGGCCTTCACGCCGGAACTGTGCCGGCGCTTCATGGCGCGCTTTCCGAATATCCATCTTCTGAACGCCTATGGACCGGCGGAGTGCTCGGACGACGTATCCTATTATCCGATCGACGCGGCGCCCGAAGGCGACGACCTCAGCGTTCCGATCGGCAGGCCTGTCGACAACACGCAGATCTATATTTTGAATCGGCGCCTCGATTTGGCGCCGCCGGGCGTCGCCGGCGAAATCTGCGTCGGCGGCGTTCAGGTCGGCCGAGGCTATCTCCGTCGCCCGGAATTGACCGCGCAATCCTTCGTCCCCGATCCGTTCGGACCATCTGGCTCGATCCTTTATCGAACCGGCGATCTGGGACGCTACCGGCCGAACGGAGTCATTGAATTTCTGGGCCGCGCCGATCATCAGGTCAAGATTCGCGGACATCGGATCGAGCCGGGAGAGATCGAAGCCTGTCTCGTCACCCATCCGCTCGTTGAAGCAGCGTGTGTCGTCGCTCGTCGGCTGTCCAAGGGCGCGCATGGGCTGATCGCCTATGTGGTCGCGCCGCAGCTCGACGCGAGCGCTCTTCGTGAGCATGTGTTGCAGACGCTGCCGGACTTCATGGTTCCGAGCGCCTTCGTCTGCATGGACGCGCTGCCGCTCATCTCCAATGGCAAGGTCGACCGCGACAAATTGCCGGAGGTCGACGCCTTCGCCCATGTCTCGCGCGCCTATGTCGCGCCACGCAATGCGACCGAAGAAATCTTGTGCGAGATTTGGGCCGAGGCGCTGGAGACGCCGCGCGTCGGCGTCGAGGACAATTTCTTCGAGCTCGGCGGACATTCTCTTCTCGCGATTCGATTGCGTTCGCGCATTCGATCCGCCTTCGGAATCGAAATGCCTTTGCCTGTGGTGTTCGAGGCTTCGACAGTGGCCAAGCTCGCCGAGCGCGTGGAAGATCTTATTCTCGCCGACATCGAAGAGCTGAGCGACGCCGAAGCGTCTCGTCGCGCGCAGGAGATGGCGGAAGCTCGCGTCTGA
- a CDS encoding cupin-like domain-containing protein codes for MSKPYGVAELDRLSPDDFVKFYIRPARPVVVRGALKECAALSDWTFDHLRRRAGDLKTPLKEWTASGVKISHMPLADYLDSLELYERRLAAGEPDGARPLYLHDIPLTSVLRDASADLAAFPRSYFPSWYGADWPKFAQMFLGPSASLTPLHFDCLLTHNLFFQISGRKRFTLFPHDDLQRCYPYNWRWCSVDVENPDHERYPLYRDARGVEIVVGPGDLLYMPPGTLHHVRSLDCALSFNVDWHTKDSALKGLLAAMRGMPLQNVYYNALIAFGMWAGVPPKRVMPFYKSYLSYVS; via the coding sequence ATGTCGAAGCCCTACGGCGTCGCAGAGCTGGATCGTCTGTCGCCTGACGATTTCGTGAAATTCTACATTCGTCCCGCGCGGCCGGTGGTCGTGAGAGGCGCTCTGAAAGAATGCGCGGCTCTCTCCGATTGGACCTTCGATCATCTTCGTCGTCGGGCCGGCGACTTGAAGACGCCGCTGAAGGAATGGACCGCATCCGGCGTCAAAATCTCTCATATGCCGCTCGCTGATTATCTCGACAGCTTGGAGCTCTATGAGAGACGCCTGGCGGCGGGGGAGCCCGATGGCGCGAGGCCGCTCTATCTGCACGACATTCCTTTGACCAGCGTGCTTCGTGACGCGAGCGCCGATCTCGCGGCCTTTCCTCGAAGCTATTTTCCGTCGTGGTACGGCGCCGACTGGCCAAAATTCGCGCAGATGTTTCTCGGACCGTCGGCGAGCCTCACGCCACTGCATTTCGACTGTCTTCTGACTCACAATTTGTTCTTTCAAATCTCCGGTCGGAAGCGCTTCACCCTATTCCCCCACGACGATCTGCAACGCTGCTATCCTTATAATTGGCGCTGGTGCAGCGTAGACGTGGAAAATCCCGATCATGAGCGCTATCCGCTCTACCGCGATGCGCGCGGCGTCGAGATCGTGGTCGGTCCCGGCGATCTGCTCTACATGCCGCCCGGCACGCTGCATCATGTCAGAAGCCTCGATTGCGCCCTGTCCTTCAACGTCGATTGGCACACGAAAGACAGCGCTCTGAAGGGCCTGCTGGCGGCGATGCGCGGCATGCCTCTCCAGAACGTCTACTACAATGCGCTGATCGCTTTCGGCATGTGGGCCGGCGTCCCGCCCAAGCGCGTCATGCCCTTCTACAAATCCTATCTCAGCTACGTGTCGTGA
- a CDS encoding MbtH family protein — protein MDRDEEDRTIYTVVINHEEQYSIWPDYKAIPAGWRAVGKTGPKAECLAYIKEVWTDMRPLSLRRQMAEAQTAAS, from the coding sequence ATGGATCGGGACGAAGAGGATCGCACGATCTACACGGTCGTGATCAATCACGAAGAGCAATATTCGATTTGGCCGGATTACAAGGCCATTCCAGCCGGGTGGCGCGCCGTTGGCAAAACGGGTCCGAAAGCGGAGTGTCTCGCCTACATCAAAGAAGTGTGGACGGACATGCGTCCCTTGAGCTTGCGCCGGCAAATGGCCGAAGCTCAGACGGCTGCCTCCTGA
- a CDS encoding PepSY-associated TM helix domain-containing protein: MRGFFVFLHRWAGLAMAAFLVVVGLTGSLLAFNTELERVFAPQLFATPRIDAPPLGLAALASRAEAQVPQGRVISVTYAEPDQVSISFAPRQNPQTQAPYDLGFTEFFVDPWTGAELGRRRRADLSEGLVNLMPFIYDLHWRLMLGVAGQLILGIVATIWTLDCFVAFYLTFPPTTKSFVRRWKPAWLVKRNAGFYRLNFDLHRAGGLWLWAALFVFAWSSVMMNLRPFVYEPVMRSLFDFHSSLDLYLALPKRAYRPPMLDWRAAQETGERLIAEQSAIRGFAIGKALALSYLEEANAYIYEVRGGRDLFERSPKGGGTYVMLDGDDGHLIEASEPTGEHVGNTIESWLYALHMARIFGLPYRLFVCALGLALTALSATGVYIWWKKRGARRFHARRDSAEAPKSAALRSSE; the protein is encoded by the coding sequence TTGCGCGGCTTTTTCGTTTTCCTGCATCGCTGGGCCGGGCTGGCCATGGCGGCGTTTCTCGTCGTCGTCGGCCTGACCGGCAGCCTGCTCGCCTTCAACACGGAGCTGGAGCGCGTCTTCGCGCCCCAGCTCTTCGCGACGCCGCGGATCGATGCGCCGCCGCTCGGACTCGCGGCGCTGGCGTCACGCGCCGAGGCGCAAGTCCCGCAGGGCCGCGTGATCTCCGTCACCTATGCGGAGCCCGATCAAGTCTCGATCTCCTTCGCCCCGCGGCAGAATCCGCAGACGCAGGCGCCATATGATCTCGGCTTCACGGAATTCTTCGTGGATCCATGGACCGGCGCGGAGCTCGGCCGACGCAGGCGCGCCGATCTCTCCGAAGGCCTCGTCAATCTCATGCCCTTCATCTACGATCTGCACTGGCGTCTCATGCTGGGCGTCGCCGGCCAGCTGATATTGGGGATCGTCGCGACGATCTGGACGCTCGATTGCTTCGTGGCCTTCTATCTGACCTTTCCGCCCACGACGAAATCCTTTGTGCGGCGCTGGAAGCCGGCTTGGCTCGTCAAGCGCAACGCCGGCTTCTATCGCCTGAATTTCGATCTCCACCGCGCGGGCGGCCTCTGGCTATGGGCGGCGCTGTTCGTCTTCGCCTGGTCGAGCGTGATGATGAACTTGCGACCCTTCGTCTATGAGCCGGTGATGCGGTCTCTGTTCGACTTCCACTCGTCGCTCGATCTCTATCTGGCCTTGCCGAAGCGCGCGTACCGGCCGCCCATGCTCGACTGGCGCGCGGCGCAGGAGACCGGCGAGCGGCTCATCGCCGAGCAATCGGCCATTCGCGGCTTCGCGATCGGCAAAGCCTTGGCGCTGTCCTATCTGGAAGAGGCGAACGCCTATATTTACGAGGTCCGCGGCGGGCGGGATCTCTTCGAGCGCTCGCCGAAAGGCGGCGGCACATATGTGATGCTCGACGGCGACGACGGCCATTTGATCGAGGCGTCCGAGCCCACGGGCGAGCATGTCGGCAACACGATCGAGAGCTGGCTCTACGCGCTGCATATGGCGCGCATATTCGGTCTGCCCTACAGGCTCTTCGTTTGCGCGCTCGGCCTCGCGCTCACGGCGCTGTCGGCGACCGGCGTCTATATCTGGTGGAAAAAGCGAGGAGCCCGTCGCTTTCATGCGCGACGCGATTCGGCCGAGGCGCCGAAATCCGCCGCGCTCCGGTCCTCGGAATAG